The genomic DNA GATTGCTCACTTTGTGTCCTTGAAACAGTGGAGACCAATGGTTCTTCCTGACCGGTACATCGACCATGGATCTCCAGCCGACCAACTGGTTCAAGCCGGTCTCAGTCCATCCCACATTGCAGCAACAGTGTTCAATATACTTGGGCAAACAAGAGAGGCTCTGAAGATCATGTCATAGGAGAGACGGGTTTTCGGTTCTCTCATCCATGTATACAAATAGGATCATGAATAAGATTTCAATACTTATCCTCAATACTGTAAAAATTCTATTAGTACAATAGAGACTCGAGAAATAGTTGACATAAAAAGGAAATGATCTCTTGAAGCTACATTGATAATCTACTGAAGAACCAAGTGAAAGCAAATTTCTGATATGAACGAATgtactctctctctttttcagtAGTAAAGCTCTTAATTAGAGATTCAACAAGATGGTGTTCTTGCTTATTATCAATTTAAGaagtaatatatatttactcaattaagagtaaataattcatgaaaaatCCGATTCAATAGCAGGGCGGCTGAAGGTATAAGCTGTTAAGATCTATGTCTAGGGCCCTCAAGGCCCTCAAGGAGGAgccccaaaattaataattaattaattttttttttatgttttgagatataaaattataaattttattttatgataacttttttttaattcatattttgtatattttattattttatttgaacgAGGAGTCTCTCAACTTTTTAAATtcatagattattttttaatattagataatatatattaagatatcATTTTGATGAGAAgactctaaattttttaaatctatagataattttttaaaaaatgaataatgtGATGTGAATTAATAActaatacaaaaagaaaaagaagtgatattattttaaaagaataatttaataGAAATTTCATTTAGAGAAATCTTTATTGATTTgggcattaaagaaaaaataaataaattagtgaatttttattttgtaaatttttcatatttttatttatttaatttttacatttttaaattttttttatctatattttcaattgaaaagggtttattttttaaattagaatataagaatttaattagtgattttatattttaaaaatttaaaaataataaaacttcaagaatttttattattttttagaagggCAGGCCTCACCAACCCTTGAGCCGGCGCTGTTCGACAGCCCAACGGAAAGATTCCATGCTAATTCCAGTCACTGTAAATTCTGCCTTTTCGGATCTCATTAGCTTGAGTTTGAGAAATTGGAAGAACTGAATAACAGCATGAAGAAACAGAAAAAATCCTATTCAGGGTTGAAGATGGAGTCCTCAATCTTCCAGAAAAAGGAAACCCAGACACAGTGAACTCATATTCTGTCATGTTTAAACCATTGTTGGGATGTAATACTTCTTGTCTGTCATCTGTctagaattcaaattttttaatccGACTAATCTTGTGTTGTTAGTCGGTTACTTAACACAACTCTTACTTTATCTGCTGGATTTGGAACCGCCTTTAGACAGGAATCTACAGACAAGAGGTTTTGCTCGTAACATTGCTTAATATAATTGCTTCAGTGCTATTATGATACTCTACTGCGCTTTGTGCTGGAATTGCTGATTGTGTGGTGTTGAATTCTCCATGAGTGGAGCTTGTGGGGTGGCAAAGTTGCTAGGCATTAAAAAGGTCTTGTTGTTTGGTATTTAATTGGGCAACTGTTGTAATTGGGATCTGATCAGTGGTCCAAATCCACGTTCTTAAACATCTTTGTCAATGCTCCAAATGTCCACACAGCTGGAAAGTACTAGAAAAAAGGCAACTCAATGTGGGGCTACTGCTGCTGTGAACTCTGGGAGGATTCAATGTACGTGTGATGAACATCATGGGGAAGAAGCTCGAAACAGTTCTCTAATAATGTGCCCAATAATCCATAAACCAAGATCTTGAAAAATGCAATGATCGAGTATGCAGCATTATTTATCATAAagaaaagcaaagcaaagcatagacctttgatttgatctcactaaaatttattattagtcATATTCTATAAAAATATGGCAATAATTGTtttataaagtaaaaataagattacatataaatttatataatgatCTTCTTTAGCTCTTATAAAACTTTTGATACTTTCGACATAAACTTTTGGAAACTTTAAATCTTCTTGACCTTATGTGGCTTCCATCAGCActagaaaacaaacaaaacaaaaggcaaGCAAATAGCAATCAGATTTGGGGAATTTTGGTAAGTCTTGATGTCAATCAATGCATGTGCCAATGCCCCCCTGCCCCCTGCGACCAATGAATGAAAGGTCTCTCCAAATCAGTGGAAGAAGCAATAACATTTTGCTAGTGGGAACCGCCCAATCTTATTATTAGATTGATTTAATTGGAGAAACTATACAGTTTTGTCACGAGAAAGTCAATTATATAAACATTAtacaaaattggaaaaatattacataatagTGTCCTGcgtgataatttaaaattttctaaataatttatgtCATGCAATAACAATATTTTATCTGTAATTTTAAAGTCTGTGTTAAAAACACCTAATATTACAGTATAATACTCACTCATATTAATTATGaggataaaataaattatttccaaATTTGTGTTTTCAAATTCCCATTCAATTAAGTTGGCCCTGCAGCAGTCCGTTGGTTTTGTGTTTGGACCTGACATAATGGGCCTAACCAAACTCAGTACCAAGGGTGGGCATGGGTTTGGAATGGCACATCTGTCcatctccctatatatatatatcacaaagaGAAGCTCGATTTGTCCCGAACTTGAGCACGTCTCTTAAGAGTACGTGCATGAGAAGTATTCAGTATAACTGTATGggttaattatattttaccaCATATACAGATCTTAATCAATACATTGACAGTCTATAAGAACAAATTTTATGAGATATACTTTGAACTCATTTCATATACAAAAACTTCttacatgtatgtatgtgtgtacaTATGGAATGTGACAACCAAATTTATCCCCATCCAATAGTGGGCTACATTACTGAACATGCATTGGCATTCTCATCACTGAGCATCGTGTCAAGGGCACAGCCTCCATGGCCTAGTAGCAGTGACCTGGCCATGGCACTGTTTGGCAATGCCGAATCATGTTCTTCTCCGGTGGTCGAATCATTTGAATCATCATCTTTGTCGATCACAACTTCCACTCTCTTCcctgtcttcttcttcagtttccTCACCACCTTCTCTGGATTCATCGTCCCCGTCACCACAACTCTGTGCCTCACCATGTCCGTCGAAAACTTCTCCACCCCTTAAAAGTAAATGGTC from Diospyros lotus cultivar Yz01 chromosome 4, ASM1463336v1, whole genome shotgun sequence includes the following:
- the LOC127799181 gene encoding heavy metal-associated isoprenylated plant protein 19 gives rise to the protein MADQSEGEEDEVVVVEFKVSMYCNSCERTVAKAISKIKGVEKFSTDMVRHRVVVTGTMNPEKVVRKLKKKTGKRVEVVIDKDDDSNDSTTGEEHDSALPNSAMARSLLLGHGGCALDTMLSDENANACSFFQFLKLKLMRSEKAEFTVTGISMESFRWAVEQRRLKGW